The Synechococcus sp. MU1643 genome contains a region encoding:
- a CDS encoding metal ABC transporter substrate-binding protein gives MAAGAASVTCLIPPGGDPHSYRLKPSDRSQIAKSDLVFHIGFGLTPSAKKLKSPGTVVAVGEVALPSYGGSDPHVWHDPANSAAIVRVISSSLAPVLPASDRAALQQRTARALEVFQALQAWGANQFSSLPSAQRVMVTDHKTYSHLADRFGMVEIAMLDSHTTGGVLRPSSLKTITKEVKESGAKTIFSPAALANKTLKRISKSTGLPIWTTPLYGEGIAAGRNAVSTATLNVCTIVNGQGGSCDISGANSLNSQWSSIR, from the coding sequence CGCTTGAAGCCCAGTGATCGCAGTCAGATCGCCAAGAGTGATCTGGTTTTTCACATTGGTTTTGGGCTGACCCCGTCCGCCAAAAAGCTCAAGTCACCAGGAACGGTGGTGGCCGTCGGTGAAGTCGCCCTGCCGTCCTATGGCGGCAGCGACCCCCATGTCTGGCACGACCCGGCCAATTCCGCTGCGATCGTGCGGGTCATCTCAAGTTCTCTGGCCCCCGTTCTGCCGGCCAGTGATCGTGCGGCATTGCAGCAACGCACGGCGCGTGCTTTGGAAGTTTTCCAAGCTCTTCAAGCCTGGGGAGCCAATCAGTTCAGCTCTTTGCCCTCCGCGCAGCGAGTCATGGTTACCGATCACAAGACCTACAGCCATCTCGCAGATCGATTCGGAATGGTCGAGATTGCGATGTTGGATAGCCACACAACCGGTGGTGTTCTGCGGCCCTCCAGTCTCAAAACTATCACCAAAGAAGTAAAAGAATCAGGGGCCAAAACAATTTTTTCTCCTGCGGCATTGGCCAACAAAACTCTGAAGCGTATTAGCAAGAGCACTGGTTTGCCGATTTGGACAACACCGCTCTACGGAGAAGGAATTGCTGCTGGTCGCAATGCTGTTTCGACGGCGACGCTTAATGTTTGCACTATTGTTAATGGTCAGGGTGGTTCCTGTGATATCTCAGGTGCTAACTCGTTGAACTCTCAATGGTCATCTATTCGTTGA